The genomic DNA CCAATTGCCTTACGAAAACCTCGCCGGTGTGGCATCGCAATCCGCAGGGAGGACCTCTTTGCAACGCATGTGGTCTCTTTCTTAAGCTTCACAGCGATATCAAGCCACGAAGCTCTTGGCCGGACGCAGCTAAGAGATGTAGCCGTAGTTCCATACGCGGCTTCAAACGTTGCTTCCAACGCGATTCCAACCGGGTGCCCAAGCATGGCGCAAAGATCCGCCGGCCCGTTTGTGAAACAAAGGTCAGATACCGCGGTGCGAATATGTTTCCGCGCCACACCAGTAGGTCCTTCTCGCTCATAAGCTCAAGCTTTGCCACATTACGGGCTGACAGCAGCATTCAAGTCACTATACCTGCATCCGCAAAGCCGGGTAGAGGGACCGACGGGGAGTGTAAACGAAGCGGTGGTGGTACTCCCAGTAGCTGTTGAACGGGGTAATGGCAGGCCAGGTTTATCGCGACAATTCTGAACTGTTTCCAAACAGAAAGCAGCTGCCATTGACAAAGCCGATCAAACAGACGGCAGATAGTCAGATGCAGGCATAGGCAAACAGCATTGCTAGGGTCACATGGTACAATACTCAATAAAGATCTCAAGTCCGTAGCCGCTCGCGGTATATGGCGGACATCGTTCAATGAGTGTCCGTGCGAGTTACCAAACCGCATTGCTCATCTTCAAGCAAGCATTTTTAACCATCAACCCTGCAAATGAGCCCATCATTCGTACCTGAAATCTGGTGAGCGGGCCTCCATGTCAACACCTCCATGGGATGACCCGGAAAGTTCAGGGGCCTTATCAGGCCCAACGTGAAGCGGCACGATAACGGCTTCCTCCCTGAAGTAATTGGTTTCGCTTGTGTACTTCCAAGCTACAAAGTAGAAAACTGGCCAGCAAAATGTTGTCAGCGCAAAGTACGCCGCATTCTCGTGTTCGCATGGCTGCGCGGTGGCGTCAACGCCAAAGGAgatggccgcgctggcgctgaGTACTAAATAATGTGATGAGAAACCTTTATAGTGTCTTTGCCAACGTCAGCGGTAGAGACAAACGTACAGGAAACAAACAGCCCCGCCATAGAAGCGGACTTGTATGGGTCGTTGGTCAACGTCCCTATCACGTATATCACGAGATTCTGAAACATGCCATACTGGGCTGCATAGAGCATGTACACGAAAACGGCCCCTGCATAGGCGGACTCCGTGAAGTCGATTGAAGGACCCAAATTTGATCAGTCAAAGCTCCAGCTGGCGAGCCAGATGCTCTGCGCAATGTATGCGGCCGTAATCCAAATAGCCTCGAAGGTAATTCCAAGGAGAGTGCGCTTCTTGCGGCTCTTGATCCTTGAAGAATCGAGTAGAAGGCCCATAAACAAGGTGATGGGAATTTGAATGAGATTATTAAGAAGACTGTTGAGTGTTCTGGTGCGCAGATTGAACGCGTAGGCATTCATGGACGACTGGAACGGCAGGAACATCTCGGGAACAAAAAAGGTGGGCATCAATATCAGTATCCTCCAATCCCTGAATAATTCTACTGTCATCTTGAGCGATTCCCAGAGCGTGATTTTTTCGAATGACGCCAATGCTGTGCCATCTGGCCGCCGTAGCTGATCTGgtgggaggagaagaagggccATACCGACGAACAGGCATtggatgacgatgaaggaTATATAAACGGAGTGTGGAACACTGAGGGAAGTTGCGTTACAGCTTAAGGCAAGGGCCACAGACGCGCCAATGGCCGACCCGGTGATGTTTGAGGTCCATTGTGGCT from Purpureocillium takamizusanense chromosome 4, complete sequence includes the following:
- a CDS encoding uncharacterized protein (COG:S~EggNog:ENOG503P0Y0~TransMembrane:3 (i12-34o46-63i75-98o)); translation: MTVELFRDWRILILMPTFFVPEMFLPFQSSMNAYAFNLRTRTLNSLLNNLIQIPITLFMGLLLDSSRIKSRKKRTLLGITFEAIWITAAYIAQSIWLASWSFD